In a single window of the Deltaproteobacteria bacterium genome:
- a CDS encoding tetratricopeptide repeat protein: MIDVEFFGLRAGMHHLVNVLFHVMNSILLFLLLKRMTGALWQSFFVVVLFALHPLHVESVAWISERKDVLSTFFLMLTLLSYNLYTARPDLRRYLPVMIFFALGLMAKPMLVTVPFALLLLDYWPLKRLRIRVPLLSAGSFVFLVLEKVPLFFLATLSSVITYMVQDRTGAVIDTELVPFALRIQNTLVSYVIYLGKMFWPLRLAVHYPYQGYIPGWQVAGSACIIAVITIFVIYMAKRNPYLPVGWFWYLGTLVPVIGLVQVGGQAMADRYTYIPLIGLWIMFTWGVSEIFLCRRYGKTFCVTVAVIIIILLAGVTNRQVRYWQNSVTLFQHSLEVAPGDYLSEHNLGVALATKSRIDEAEKHFMEAIRLNPDYGNPYFCLGIVMQSRGKTEEAKKYFMEALERDPNMAEALNGLGTIAVSEGDIPEAIVLYRKSLEIRPEQADTHDNLGIALAEQGRIDEALKHFRQAVTLVPDNASFRNNLETALIKAERIDEVICMIEDRIGKDPENAELYVKRGILYTKKGMAAQAAASFHRALVLNPDSIEALHNLSILYTVAGRYEKALEFLMYLEEIDPGNADRARRIARLLALKGKEEESLAWLKKALERGYQYRENIENDSAFNKIKELREYRAIINAQYANSPSDE; the protein is encoded by the coding sequence ATGATCGATGTAGAATTCTTCGGTCTGAGGGCGGGGATGCATCACCTTGTCAACGTCCTGTTTCATGTCATGAATTCCATCCTTCTCTTTCTTCTGCTGAAAAGAATGACGGGCGCGTTGTGGCAGAGCTTTTTCGTGGTGGTCCTGTTCGCTCTCCATCCGCTCCATGTTGAATCGGTGGCATGGATATCAGAGCGAAAGGATGTTCTGAGCACCTTTTTTTTGATGCTGACCCTTCTCAGCTATAATCTTTACACTGCGCGCCCGGACCTTCGACGGTACCTTCCGGTGATGATTTTTTTCGCCTTGGGACTCATGGCTAAACCTATGCTGGTAACCGTACCCTTCGCACTCCTGTTGCTTGATTACTGGCCATTGAAGCGATTGAGAATAAGAGTTCCATTGCTTTCTGCCGGATCATTCGTGTTTCTTGTCCTTGAGAAAGTTCCATTGTTTTTCCTGGCAACACTGTCATCGGTTATTACCTACATGGTACAAGACAGGACCGGGGCAGTCATTGATACTGAATTGGTACCGTTTGCGCTGAGGATACAGAATACCCTGGTGTCCTATGTCATCTATTTGGGAAAAATGTTCTGGCCGCTTCGCCTTGCCGTTCACTATCCATACCAGGGTTATATACCGGGATGGCAGGTGGCAGGCAGCGCCTGCATTATCGCTGTCATTACAATTTTCGTGATCTACATGGCAAAGAGAAACCCCTACCTTCCCGTTGGATGGTTCTGGTATCTCGGCACGCTGGTGCCGGTCATCGGTCTTGTCCAGGTCGGAGGTCAGGCCATGGCTGACCGTTACACCTATATCCCATTGATAGGTCTATGGATAATGTTCACATGGGGAGTGTCTGAAATATTCCTGTGCCGCCGGTACGGGAAAACGTTTTGTGTCACGGTGGCTGTTATCATTATTATATTGTTAGCAGGCGTGACCAATCGGCAGGTGCGATACTGGCAAAACAGCGTAACCCTTTTTCAACATTCACTTGAAGTAGCTCCCGGCGACTATCTCTCGGAACATAATCTTGGCGTGGCCCTGGCAACGAAGAGCCGTATAGATGAAGCAGAAAAGCATTTCATGGAAGCGATCAGGCTCAATCCCGACTACGGCAATCCATATTTTTGCCTGGGTATTGTCATGCAAAGCAGGGGGAAAACAGAAGAGGCAAAAAAATATTTCATGGAGGCACTTGAGCGTGATCCAAACATGGCTGAGGCCCTCAATGGTCTTGGAACAATCGCGGTTAGCGAGGGTGATATTCCAGAGGCCATTGTCCTTTACCGAAAATCCCTTGAAATAAGGCCGGAACAGGCTGATACCCACGATAATCTCGGAATTGCTCTTGCAGAGCAGGGCAGGATTGATGAAGCACTGAAGCATTTCAGGCAAGCCGTTACTCTGGTTCCTGATAATGCGTCATTTCGGAACAACCTCGAAACTGCCCTGATCAAAGCGGAAAGAATTGATGAAGTGATTTGCATGATTGAAGATCGCATCGGAAAAGACCCTGAGAATGCCGAACTTTATGTAAAAAGAGGCATACTGTACACAAAAAAAGGCATGGCCGCGCAGGCTGCCGCTTCCTTTCATCGGGCACTTGTCCTGAACCCTGATTCGATCGAGGCATTGCATAACCTCTCCATTCTGTATACAGTGGCAGGAAGGTATGAAAAGGCGCTGGAATTTTTGATGTACCTTGAGGAGATCGATCCCGGAAATGCAGACAGGGCCCGGCGGATCGCCCGGCTCCTGGCCCTTAAGGGAAAAGAGGAAGAGAGCCTGGCATGGCTGAAGAAAGCCCTTGAGCGTGGCTATCAATACAGAGAAAATATTGAGAATGATTCAGCCTTTAACAAAATCAAAGAGCTTCGGGAATATAGAGCCATTATCAATGCACAATATGCTAATTCTCCCTCCGACGAGTGA
- a CDS encoding RNA polymerase sigma factor, whose protein sequence is MDTTSIDHADLTIVKRILAGNRQAYEQIIERYKGPVFNLAYRMTGSYDDAADLSQEIFIRAFRNLKKFDQRKRFFTWLYTIALNHIRNHQAKGRRLSEIVDNGISIENIADVVSEDNSEQLLIKKEDAELITENLHTLPRELREALVLRYFQAFSFDEIAEISGSSLSAVKMRVYRGLEQLRVMIQTAKK, encoded by the coding sequence ATGGATACAACTTCCATTGATCATGCTGATCTGACGATAGTGAAGCGGATTCTTGCCGGCAACCGCCAGGCCTATGAACAGATCATCGAGAGGTACAAGGGGCCTGTATTCAATCTTGCCTATAGAATGACGGGAAGCTATGACGATGCCGCTGATCTTAGCCAGGAGATATTTATCCGGGCTTTCAGAAACCTGAAAAAATTCGACCAGCGCAAGCGTTTTTTTACCTGGCTCTATACGATTGCCTTGAATCATATACGAAACCATCAAGCGAAGGGACGGCGCCTCAGCGAAATAGTAGATAATGGAATATCGATCGAAAACATTGCCGATGTAGTATCGGAAGACAATTCCGAGCAACTCCTGATCAAAAAAGAAGATGCCGAACTGATCACAGAAAATTTGCATACGTTACCCCGGGAATTACGGGAAGCATTGGTACTGCGGTATTTCCAGGCCTTCTCCTTTGATGAGATCGCTGAAATCTCGGGAAGTTCCCTGAGTGCCGTGAAAATGCGGGTCTACCGTGGCCTCGAACAGTTGCGGGTGATGATACAAACGGCAAAAAAATAA
- a CDS encoding type II secretion system protein translates to MKKEAGFTLIEIIVTIVLVALLAAIAGLGIVQGVKVYLLTQENAELSQKAQIALERMRREMIDIQNISTASSTSISFSKPDGSDRTIGLFGVELRIAEGTTPLSGGDVLYEGVNDLTFTYKQANGTTWTTAQDISDLYQIDITIALGHDLPGVGPIVYSTTVNPRNTGAAGVPTTSSTTTTTTIATTTTTLPGGITTTEPTTTTEEIDTTTVPGVGTTTEPTTTTEPTTTSVPTALVAEGNFACKKTGNQYVYIKVYLTNYFGGPIEEAQITWALYDAGSSLLEASVYPLDNLGGGYYGNLTYSSDCGLGADCQRSTNKYNETVTVVIHAVKEYYPDLEASMSVP, encoded by the coding sequence GTGAAAAAAGAAGCCGGATTCACCCTCATCGAGATAATCGTGACCATTGTTCTCGTGGCGCTCCTTGCGGCAATTGCGGGGCTGGGGATCGTTCAAGGAGTCAAGGTCTATCTCCTGACCCAGGAAAATGCTGAATTAAGCCAGAAGGCCCAGATTGCCCTGGAGCGGATGCGACGGGAAATGATCGATATACAAAACATCTCGACAGCTTCATCAACATCCATTTCTTTCTCGAAACCGGACGGGAGTGACCGGACCATCGGGCTTTTCGGTGTTGAACTCAGGATTGCCGAGGGAACGACACCGCTTTCCGGAGGCGATGTCCTGTATGAGGGAGTCAATGACTTGACCTTTACCTATAAACAGGCGAATGGAACAACGTGGACAACTGCTCAAGACATTTCCGATCTTTACCAGATCGATATTACCATTGCCCTGGGTCATGACCTGCCGGGCGTGGGCCCCATAGTGTACTCGACAACGGTGAATCCGAGGAATACCGGTGCTGCCGGTGTGCCCACAACATCATCGACAACGACAACAACAACTATTGCTACTACCACCACTACATTACCCGGAGGCATAACAACAACAGAACCAACAACAACCACAGAAGAGATAGACACAACAACAGTGCCAGGAGTTGGGACGACAACGGAACCGACGACGACAACGGAACCGACAACGACATCAGTCCCGACTGCTCTTGTTGCAGAGGGTAATTTTGCCTGCAAGAAAACCGGGAATCAATATGTCTATATCAAGGTATATCTGACAAATTACTTTGGGGGACCGATCGAGGAAGCCCAGATTACGTGGGCACTATACGATGCGGGCTCTTCATTGCTAGAGGCGAGCGTTTACCCGCTGGATAACCTGGGCGGTGGGTATTACGGAAACTTGACCTATAGTTCCGATTGCGGGCTGGGTGCTGACTGTCAGCGGTCCACGAACAAATATAATGAGACAGTTACCGTTGTTATACATGCAGTAAAGGAATATTATCCAGACCTTGAAGCATCGATGTCAGTGCCATAG